From a region of the Zingiber officinale cultivar Zhangliang chromosome 10B, Zo_v1.1, whole genome shotgun sequence genome:
- the LOC122029624 gene encoding UDP-glucose 6-dehydrogenase 4-like, translating into MVKICCIGAGYVGGPTMAVIAFKCPSIEVVVVDISATRIAAWNSEQLPIYEPGLDEIVKQCRGKNLFFSTDVEKYVREADIVFVSVNTPTKTRGLGAGKAADLTYWESAARMIADVSQSDKIVVEKSTVPVKTAEAIEKILTHNSKGINYQILSNPEFLAEGTAIQDLFNPDRVLIGGRETPEGQKAIQALKNVYAHWVPEERILTTNLWSAELSKLAANAFLAQRISSVNAISALCEATGANVAEVAYAVGKDSRIGPKFLNASVGFGGSCFQKDILNLVYICECNGLPEVANYWKQVIKINDYQKSRFVNRVVASMFNTVSGKKIAILGFAFKKDTGDTRETPAIDVCKGLIGDKAKISIYDPQVTEDQIQRDLAMNKFDWDHPIHLQPMSPTAVKEVSVTWDAYEATKGAHGVCILTEWDEFKKLDYAKIYDSMQKPAFIFDGRNVVDPEKLREIGFIVYSIGKPLDPWLKDMPAVA; encoded by the coding sequence ATGGTGAAGATTTGCTGCATTGGTGCCGGCTATGTCGGTGGGCCAACAATGGCTGTCATTGCTTTCAAATGCCCTTCCATTGAGGTGGTAGTCGTTGACATTTCCGCTACTCGTATTGCCGCATGGAATAGTGAACAACTCCCAATCTATGAGCCTGGACTTGATGAAATTGTGAAGCAGTGCAGAGGAAAAAACTTGTTCTTTAGCACTGATGTAGAGAAGTATGTTCGTGAGGCCGATATCGTCTTTGTTTCAGTGAACACACCCACCAAGACCCGTGGCCTTGGTGCTGGCAAGGCAGCAGACCTCACCTACTGGGAGAGTGCTGCTCGGATGATAGCCGACGTCTCACAATCTGATAAAATTGTGGTTGAGAAGTCCACCGTTCCTGTCAAGACTGCCGAGGCCATTGAGAAGATTTTAACCCATAACAGCAAAGGCATCAACTATCAGATCCTCTCCAACCCAGAGTTTCTCGCAGAGGGTACAGCAATTCAGGACCTATTCAACCCTGATCGTGTCCTGATCGGTGGTCGGGAAACTCCAGAGGGTCAAAAGGCTATCCAGGCGCTAAAAAATGTGTATGCCCATTGGGTTCCTGAAGAAAGAATTCTCACTACCAACCTATGGTCCGCTGAGCTATCCAAGCTTGCTGCTAATGCCTTCCTAGCTCAGAGGATCTCTTCGGTGAATGCCATTTCAGCGCTCTGTGAGGCAACAGGGGCAAATGTGGCTGAGGTGGCCTATGCTGTCGGCAAGGACAGTAGAATTGGGCCCAAGTTCTTGAATGCAAGCGTTGGATTTGGTGGCTCATGCTTCCAGAAGGACATCCTCAACTTGGTTTATATCTGTGAATGCAATGGCCTCCCTGAGGTAGCCAACTACTGGAAGCAAGTCATCAAGATCAACGACTACCAGAAGAGCAGGTTTGTGAACCGTGTCGTTGCTTCCATGTTCAATACAGTTTCAGGAAAGAAGATTGCTATTCTTGGGTTTGCCTTCAAGAAGGACACTGGCGATACCAGGGAGACTCCAGCCATTGACGTTTGCAAGGGCCTTATAGGCGACAAGGCCAAGATCAGCATCTATGATCCGCAGGTGACTGAGGACCAGATACAACGTGATCTTGCGATGAACAAATTTGATTGGGATCACCCGATCCACCTGCAACCAATGAGCCCAACTGCCGTCAAGGAGGTGTCCGTGACATGGGATGCATATGAGGCCACCAAGGGGGCTCATGGAGTCTGCATCCTGACTGAGTGGGATGAATTTAAGAAACTGGACTATGCAAAAATCTATGATAGCATGCAGAAGCCTGCCTTTATCTTTGATGGTCGCAATGTTGTAGACCCCGAGAAGCTTAGGGAGATTGGCTTCATCGTTTATTCAATTGGAAAACCATTGGACCCATGGCTCAAGGATATGCCTGCTGTGGCCTGA